GCATCAAGACTGAAATCGTCGATGTCCGAACCGATGATCTTGACGTCGAACTTGTCCAGCTCCTCGCCGAGCAGCTCGCGCAACATTATGGCGATCGAGTACGGCTCTTCACCGCTGGAACAGCCCGCGCTCCAGACCGTGATGTCATTTTTTCCGTGTTTGATCTTATCATAGATGAGCAGAGGCAATACCTCTTCCTCCATCGCCTTGAACACGATCGGGTCCCGGAAGAACTGGGTCACGTTTATGGTCAGGTCGTCCATGAGCTGGTCGTACTCTTTAGGATTTGAATCGAGAAAATTGCTGTAGTCGGCGTAGGCCTTAGATCCGCAGCATCTCATCCGCACACCGATCCTTCTCTGCAGATAACTGTCCTTGTATTGGCCCAGATCAAGCGAAGTACTTCGGAATATCTTCTTCTTCAGCGTTATGAAATCCTTATCGGTGCATACCCGCTCCGGCGCCATCCCTTCGAAGAGCACCGTGCTAGTATAGAAGCACGAAGGCGAAAATCTCATTTTTCGAAGCGAGGGAGCGGACATCTGGTCTGTATTTTTCTAAAGCAGCTGATGGGACTGAAGAGAGGCTGTTTTGATTATCACGGCTGATTGCCGATTCTTCGGTCTTTATAATCAACGAAAATCCTGCATTGGGCCAATTGTATAGCATTTTCACATGAAATGCTAGAACCGTAACAACCGACGATCGGAGATTGTTACAAAGATGATGAAACTAGGGGAGTGATGGAAATGGAAAATGACCAAGGAAATACAATATTGGCTGAGATCGTATCATCGGTGCCGGTCGCCACCTTTGCGATCGACGCGAATGCAAAGATCACACATTTCAACAAAGCCGCTGAGGACATATCAGGGTATCCGTTGACAGAAGCGCTGGGCATGCGGCTCAGGGACGTCTTCGGCAACACCTTGGGTAAAAAGGGCTGTCCGGTCATCGACGCCTTGAACAACGGTAAGGGAATCGAGATCGAATCGATGCAGGTTATGAACTCGGATGACGAACCGGTGAGCATCCACATGAGGGCTACGCCGCTGTTCGATCAATCCGGGAAGGTAATGGGTGGAGTGGGCTATCTGGAACCGCTTAAGGGGTCCTCGGACGGACTGACCCGTTCGATCGTCAACCATGCACCGAACATGGTCATATCCATCGAGTCGGACCTGAGCATAAGTTTTGTGAACGAGACTGCGCTCAAGGTCATGGGAAAGAAGGAGGAGGAAGTCCTCGGCAAGAAGTGCTATGAGGTTTTCGATTCCGGTATCGGCAGCAAGCCTGACGTCGTCCTGGAAGAGGCGCTCAGGACCGGAGAGATGTCAAAGGGCGATGTGGTCATCAAGATCAACGGGGAAGAGAGGCAATACCGTATCACGGCCGCAGCCCGTAAGGACGGGACCGGCAAGGTCCAGGGGGTCGTCGAATATTTCAACGACATCACCAGGGAAATGGAGTACACCAAGGAGATCCTTGGGCTGATGGAAAAGGCCATAGCCGGAGATGTGAAGGCCAGGGCGAACGTGGACAAGTTCGAAGGGAATGACAAGAAGATCATCAAGGGAATGAATGACACCCTCGATGCATACCTCGCACCGCTAAAGGTGGCCGCACACTACGTCAAGATGATCTCCAAAGGAGAGATGCCCGGCAAGATCACCGCCACCTGGAACGGCGACTTCAACTTCATGAAGACCAACCTCAACATGTGCATCGACGCGATCACCCGCATGCTCGAGGACTCGCAAATGCTGGAAAAGGCGGCGGCTGAACAGAAGTTTGAGGTTCGGGCCGATATTTCGCACCACAGCGGCGACTTCGCCAAAGTGATCAACGGTTTCAACCAGACCCTCGACAAAGTGGTCGAGAAGACCTACTGGTACGAGCAGATCCTGGACTCGATCCCGTGGCCCATCTCGGTCACCGACATGGACATGAGAATCACCTTCATCAACAAGCCTGCGATGGGCATCCTGAAGGTGGAGCGTAAGGACCTGCTGGGCAAGAACTGCGCAGTCTGGAACGGTCCGATATGCAAGACCAAGAACTGCGGCATCATCCGCCTGAAGGAAGGACTCCACTCCACGATATCGGAACGTGACGGGAAGAACTCGAAGATCGACGTCCATTATCTGACCAACGCCAAGGGCGAGAACATCGGCCATGTCGAGGTCATGCAGGACGTGACAAAGACCATCCGCCAGCAGAAGTACCAGGCCGGTGAGTTCAAACGCCTGTCCGGCAACCTGAAGAACCTGTCCATCGGAAGCCTGGACCTTGATCTGAACGTTACCGAGGCCGACGATTACACCAGGGAGCTGAGCCAAGACTACATGAACGTCAACAAGGACCTGATGCAGGTCATGGAAGCGATCTCATCGATGGCGAATGATGCCGATGCCCTGATGGATGCGGCCGTGAACGGAAATCTCACCGTAAGGGCAGATGCGGAAAAGCACCAGGGAGCATACAAGACGATCATATCAGGTGTCAATGAGACCCTGGACGCGGTCATCGGTCCGTTGAATGTGGCGGCGAAGTATGTCGATGAGATCTCCAAGGGTACGATCCCGAACAAGATCACCAGCGAATACAAGGGAGATTTCAACATCATCAAGAACAACCTCAACCAGTGCATAGACGGTCTGGGCGGTCTGGTAGAAGCTAACGCTTCACTGCAGAAGATGGCGATGAATGACTTCACCGTCAAGGTTAGCAACTCCCACCAGGGCATCTACAATGAAGTGGCCATCGCGGTCAACGGGGTTCAGGAAAGGATCGAGCACATAATATCGACCTTGATCAGGATCTCCGCAGGTGACCTGAAGGACCTGGACAGCTACAAGCAAATGGGCAACGGCGCCGGAAGAAGATGCGAGAACGATATGCTGGTCCCGTCGATGATCAAGCTTATGGAGAACCTCAAGGCGCTCATTGCGGACGCTGAGATGCTCTCGAAAGCGGCTGTCGAAGGAAAGCTAAAGACGAGGGCAGATGCGAGCAAGCATCACGGCGATTATCAGATGATCGTTCAGGGTGTCAACGAAACGCTCGATGCTGTGACCGGACCGATAGAGGAGGCCATGAGGATCGCCAATTCATACGCGGATGGCGATCTGACCGCCCGCGTCTCGATAGACGCTAAGGGTGACTTCGCAGCCTTCGCCACCTCGCTTGACAAGATAGGCGAGAGCA
This genomic stretch from Methanomassiliicoccales archaeon harbors:
- a CDS encoding protein-glutamate O-methyltransferase CheR; translated protein: MRFSPSCFYTSTVLFEGMAPERVCTDKDFITLKKKIFRSTSLDLGQYKDSYLQRRIGVRMRCCGSKAYADYSNFLDSNPKEYDQLMDDLTINVTQFFRDPIVFKAMEEEVLPLLIYDKIKHGKNDITVWSAGCSSGEEPYSIAIMLRELLGEELDKFDVKIIGSDIDDFSLDAAAAGRYLQRQVTNVKKEYLERYFTTEGEMLQISQDIMDMVDLRKIDLIASKPPARFDCIFCRNVVIYFTRDMQEHLYMKFHDSLNYGGYFVMGNTETLVGDASRLLTTFKSRERIYQKPIPA
- a CDS encoding PAS domain-containing protein translates to MAEIVSSVPVATFAIDANAKITHFNKAAEDISGYPLTEALGMRLRDVFGNTLGKKGCPVIDALNNGKGIEIESMQVMNSDDEPVSIHMRATPLFDQSGKVMGGVGYLEPLKGSSDGLTRSIVNHAPNMVISIESDLSISFVNETALKVMGKKEEEVLGKKCYEVFDSGIGSKPDVVLEEALRTGEMSKGDVVIKINGEERQYRITAAARKDGTGKVQGVVEYFNDITREMEYTKEILGLMEKAIAGDVKARANVDKFEGNDKKIIKGMNDTLDAYLAPLKVAAHYVKMISKGEMPGKITATWNGDFNFMKTNLNMCIDAITRMLEDSQMLEKAAAEQKFEVRADISHHSGDFAKVINGFNQTLDKVVEKTYWYEQILDSIPWPISVTDMDMRITFINKPAMGILKVERKDLLGKNCAVWNGPICKTKNCGIIRLKEGLHSTISERDGKNSKIDVHYLTNAKGENIGHVEVMQDVTKTIRQQKYQAGEFKRLSGNLKNLSIGSLDLDLNVTEADDYTRELSQDYMNVNKDLMQVMEAISSMANDADALMDAAVNGNLTVRADAEKHQGAYKTIISGVNETLDAVIGPLNVAAKYVDEISKGTIPNKITSEYKGDFNIIKNNLNQCIDGLGGLVEANASLQKMAMNDFTVKVSNSHQGIYNEVAIAVNGVQERIEHIISTLIRISAGDLKDLDSYKQMGNGAGRRCENDMLVPSMIKLMENLKALIADAEMLSKAAVEGKLKTRADASKHHGDYQMIVQGVNETLDAVTGPIEEAMRIANSYADGDLTARVSIDAKGDFAAFATSLDKIGESMCSLLSEVNNSVNMVSSTSQELASSAEEMNASTEQVSSAIQQISKGAQNQAAQVDETAKAMASVTKTVEESEKRSAQASEGARTTNQRANAGVTTVENTIKKMQEIQKVVVESAKVIESLGKRSEEIGEIVDVITNISDQTNLLAL